A window of Amycolatopsis australiensis contains these coding sequences:
- a CDS encoding alpha/beta hydrolase: MPGESRRLLTAAALTAVLGGSLAATPASAAGTPGSIDWQPCADAPGVDCGSVTVPVDWAHPDRGTISIALARRKATDPQARIGSILMDPGGPGGAGAGEVKQGWALSAEITKRFDTVGFDPRGVGGSTQIKCGLAEVIADHPQMPRDQSEFEQLAAYNRKLGESCDRLSGPLGQFADTKSVARDMDAIRAALGERKLTYYGVSYGTLMGQQYAELFPDKVRALVLDSNMDHSQFTAFEFLDSETQSVQAEFGEFVAWCGRTPSCALHGRDVSKLTRDLQDKAARGELKDPQSGEVMMPLSLASLFQGSFYGPDWDRLAKTLKALADGTGPAAAVKAKDDVGVNTVFQSVFCDDWRLPVHNFAELEAYRRTAAALAPDVKVNSLGWAAVTGCIGWPDRTSNPQHPLQVHGAPPLLMVSSRYDPATPYAWSQAAARQSGSTLLTYDGWGHGAYFKNSQCVIKATDDYLISGKLPARGTHCAAVEPGTAQARIAGPKPPSTIAF, from the coding sequence ATGCCGGGGGAATCGAGACGGCTGCTGACGGCCGCGGCGCTGACGGCAGTACTGGGTGGCTCGCTGGCGGCGACGCCGGCCTCGGCGGCGGGCACGCCGGGATCGATCGACTGGCAGCCGTGCGCCGACGCGCCCGGTGTCGACTGCGGCTCGGTGACCGTGCCGGTCGACTGGGCGCACCCGGACCGCGGAACCATCAGCATCGCGCTCGCGCGGCGCAAGGCGACGGATCCGCAGGCGCGCATCGGGTCGATCCTCATGGACCCGGGCGGCCCCGGCGGAGCCGGCGCCGGCGAGGTCAAGCAGGGCTGGGCGCTCTCGGCCGAGATCACCAAGCGGTTCGACACCGTCGGCTTCGACCCGCGCGGCGTCGGCGGCAGCACCCAGATCAAGTGCGGGCTCGCCGAGGTGATCGCCGACCACCCGCAGATGCCGCGCGACCAGTCCGAATTCGAGCAGCTCGCGGCGTACAACCGCAAGCTCGGCGAAAGCTGCGACAGGCTTTCCGGCCCGCTCGGGCAGTTCGCCGACACCAAGAGCGTCGCGCGGGACATGGACGCCATCCGCGCCGCGCTCGGCGAGCGGAAGCTGACGTACTACGGGGTTTCGTACGGCACGCTGATGGGCCAGCAGTACGCCGAGCTGTTCCCGGACAAGGTCCGCGCGCTCGTGCTGGACAGCAACATGGACCACTCGCAGTTCACGGCGTTCGAATTCCTCGACAGCGAAACCCAGTCGGTGCAGGCGGAGTTCGGCGAGTTCGTGGCGTGGTGCGGCCGGACGCCGAGCTGCGCGCTGCACGGCCGGGACGTCTCGAAGCTGACGCGCGACTTGCAGGACAAGGCCGCACGCGGCGAGCTGAAGGACCCGCAGAGCGGCGAGGTGATGATGCCGCTTTCGCTCGCGTCGCTGTTCCAGGGCTCGTTCTACGGTCCGGACTGGGATCGGCTCGCCAAGACGCTCAAGGCACTGGCGGACGGGACCGGGCCGGCCGCGGCGGTGAAGGCCAAGGACGACGTCGGGGTCAACACCGTCTTCCAGAGCGTGTTCTGCGACGACTGGCGCCTTCCGGTGCACAACTTCGCCGAGCTGGAGGCCTACCGGCGGACGGCGGCGGCGCTCGCGCCGGACGTCAAGGTCAACTCGCTGGGCTGGGCGGCCGTCACCGGCTGCATCGGCTGGCCGGACCGGACGAGCAACCCGCAGCATCCGCTGCAGGTGCACGGCGCGCCGCCGCTGCTGATGGTGAGCAGCCGGTACGACCCCGCGACACCGTACGCGTGGTCACAGGCCGCGGCGCGCCAGAGCGGCAGTACGCTGCTGACCTACGACGGCTGGGGCCATGGCGCGTACTTCAAGAACAGCCAGTGCGTGATCAAGGCGACCGACGACTACCTGATCAGCGGCAAGCTTCCGGCCCGCGGCACGCACTGCGCCGCGGTCGAGCCGGGCACGGCCCAAGCCCGCATCGCCGGGCCGAAACCGCCGTCGACGATCGCCTTTTGA
- a CDS encoding MarR family winged helix-turn-helix transcriptional regulator, translating to MHESRLANLLGATVLTLSDRMTAAAAEAAGASLSGTAALVVLSEFPGLGGTELGHRIGLSQPACARMLDQLAARGLVERQARQGRAVAVVLTKDGRAAAKRALAARQEVLAGALRAVPDRAALEPVLEQLLRRLHAEVRDGDLMCRLCDRPGCVAQRRSCPVGEAGRS from the coding sequence ATGCATGAATCTCGACTGGCGAACCTGCTCGGCGCGACGGTCCTGACGCTGTCCGACCGCATGACGGCGGCCGCGGCGGAGGCGGCCGGTGCCAGCCTGAGCGGGACCGCGGCCCTGGTCGTGCTCAGTGAGTTCCCCGGTCTCGGCGGTACCGAGCTGGGGCATCGGATCGGGCTCAGCCAGCCGGCCTGCGCTCGGATGCTCGACCAGCTCGCCGCCCGCGGGCTCGTCGAGCGGCAGGCCAGGCAGGGGCGGGCGGTCGCCGTCGTGCTCACGAAAGACGGGCGTGCCGCCGCGAAGCGGGCTCTCGCGGCGCGGCAGGAAGTCCTGGCCGGTGCCCTGCGCGCGGTGCCGGACCGGGCGGCGCTCGAACCGGTGCTGGAACAGTTGCTGCGCAGGCTGCACGCCGAGGTACGCGACGGCGACCTCATGTGCCGGCTCTGCGACCGTCCGGGCTGTGTCGCCCAGCGGCGAAGCTGCCCGGTCGGCGAGGCGGGGAGGTCGTGA
- a CDS encoding DMT family transporter, giving the protein MGNVLALVSALCFGLTHFVSGLVSRRAPGMTVSLYAQVAGTVVTVPLAMSGSAATAGALGWGALSGAGTGVGVAFLYRAMGKGAMSLVVPASDVAAVVLPVLFGLLLLGQRLSPAAIAGVCCALPALWLVSRGKDEKRAAAGIPDAFVAGVGFAVQFVALSRIPAEAGFWPVVVSRAVSVAAIACLVTATHAPWHLRWRLTVPAAFAGVCGSAAIVLYLLAAQHQLLAVATVLAALYPAVPVLLALVFLRERLSRAQVAGLLGAGAAIALVSLG; this is encoded by the coding sequence ATGGGCAACGTCCTCGCGCTCGTCTCGGCGCTGTGTTTCGGGCTCACGCACTTCGTCAGCGGGCTGGTTTCGCGGCGGGCGCCCGGCATGACGGTCTCGCTGTACGCGCAGGTCGCGGGCACGGTGGTAACAGTGCCGCTGGCCATGTCGGGCAGCGCGGCGACGGCGGGAGCGCTCGGCTGGGGCGCGTTGTCGGGTGCGGGTACCGGTGTCGGTGTCGCGTTCCTGTACCGCGCCATGGGGAAGGGGGCGATGAGCCTGGTCGTGCCCGCGAGCGACGTGGCGGCCGTGGTGCTTCCGGTCCTGTTCGGACTGCTCCTGCTGGGGCAACGCCTTTCACCCGCGGCGATCGCCGGCGTCTGCTGCGCGCTTCCGGCACTGTGGCTGGTGTCTCGTGGCAAGGACGAAAAGCGCGCGGCGGCGGGCATTCCGGACGCGTTCGTGGCCGGCGTGGGGTTCGCGGTGCAGTTCGTGGCGCTGTCCCGGATCCCGGCGGAGGCGGGCTTCTGGCCGGTGGTGGTGAGCCGCGCGGTGTCGGTGGCGGCGATCGCGTGCCTGGTGACGGCCACGCACGCCCCGTGGCACCTGCGGTGGAGGCTGACGGTTCCGGCGGCGTTCGCGGGCGTGTGCGGCAGCGCGGCGATCGTGCTGTACCTGCTCGCGGCCCAGCACCAGCTGCTCGCGGTCGCGACGGTACTGGCGGCGTTGTATCCGGCGGTGCCGGTGCTGCTGGCGCTGGTTTTCCTGCGGGAACGGCTGAGTCGTGCGCAGGTGGCGGGCTTGCTGGGCGCGGGCGCGGCGATCGCGCTCGTGTCACTCGGCTGA
- a CDS encoding MFS transporter, which translates to MFLTGSALCALAGDMPQLIAFRAVQGIGAGALMTVGMTLLRDLYPPEQSTGMARLQSLVAGLLVVSFLGGPLVGGVLADHAGWRWIFLANLPIGAAAAGVLAGLVPRGRPGDRDTGRFDTAGVLLLTVAISLVLIALGTEHATALLPAGLALRAAFVAVERRAELPIVPLRLFGGRTYLAVTCAGFLFTAATMPAGLSACTSSTYAGSTRRRPA; encoded by the coding sequence GTGTTCCTGACCGGCTCGGCCCTCTGCGCCCTCGCCGGGGACATGCCCCAGCTCATCGCGTTCCGCGCCGTGCAGGGCATCGGCGCCGGCGCGCTGATGACCGTCGGCATGACTCTGCTGCGCGACCTCTACCCGCCCGAGCAGTCCACCGGCATGGCCCGCCTGCAGTCCCTGGTGGCCGGGCTGCTGGTGGTCAGCTTCCTCGGCGGCCCGCTCGTGGGCGGCGTCCTCGCCGACCACGCCGGCTGGCGCTGGATCTTCCTGGCCAACCTGCCGATCGGCGCCGCCGCGGCCGGCGTCCTCGCCGGGCTGGTCCCGCGCGGGCGTCCCGGCGACCGCGACACCGGGCGGTTCGACACCGCGGGCGTCCTGCTGCTGACGGTCGCGATCTCCCTGGTCCTCATCGCGCTCGGCACCGAGCACGCGACGGCCCTGCTGCCCGCCGGGCTGGCACTCCGGGCCGCCTTCGTGGCCGTCGAACGCCGCGCGGAGCTGCCGATCGTCCCGCTGCGCCTGTTCGGCGGCCGGACCTACCTCGCCGTGACGTGCGCCGGCTTCCTCTTCACGGCGGCGACCATGCCCGCCGGACTGTCGGCCTGTACTTCCAGCACGTACGCGGGTTCGACGCGACGGCGTCCGGCCTGA
- a CDS encoding PadR family transcriptional regulator: MRGVWYARRNQMYGELAKLTEAGFAEEVAGGPRGRRTYAVTPAGRAELRRWLVEVEPDRTVRDESMLRALLVSTLDRDDALAVLDREERALGAELAGLRAYLAELARTERPTDPRAMGLDLRARMLEAMLGWIAEARRRVADA; the protein is encoded by the coding sequence ATGCGCGGCGTCTGGTACGCCCGGCGCAACCAGATGTACGGCGAGCTGGCGAAGCTCACCGAAGCGGGGTTCGCCGAGGAGGTCGCGGGCGGCCCGCGCGGCCGTCGCACGTACGCGGTGACCCCGGCGGGCCGCGCCGAGCTGCGCCGGTGGCTGGTGGAGGTGGAGCCCGACCGGACCGTGCGCGACGAGTCGATGCTCCGCGCCCTGCTGGTGTCCACTTTGGACCGCGACGACGCGCTGGCGGTGCTGGACCGGGAGGAACGGGCGCTGGGGGCGGAGCTGGCGGGGCTGCGGGCGTATCTGGCGGAGCTGGCCCGCACGGAGCGGCCGACGGACCCGCGCGCGATGGGTTTGGATCTGCGGGCGCGCATGCTGGAGGCGATGCTCGGCTGGATTGCCGAGGCCCGACGCCGGGTGGCGGACGCGTAG
- a CDS encoding helix-turn-helix domain-containing protein has product MPQEFSHRVVVLVDEGSNPFEMGVATELFGLRRPELDRPWYDFALCAPRPQIAMHLGMFTLSGVGGLDVADTADTLIVPNRPDPLAPPSPAVLAAVRRAADRGARLVSFCTGAFTLAFAGVLDGRRATTHWRWVDDFAARFREVDLEPDVLFVDDGGILTAAGSAAALDLGLHLIHRDHGAEIANAVSRRLVFTGHRDGGQQQFVERPVPPVPDSSLAPVLTWARARLDRPLTVTDLAARATVSPATLHRKFRAELGTTPLAWLTAERVTLACRLIERGELRLDRVAEASGLGTAANLRLQLRRHTGLNPSAYRRRFGPAA; this is encoded by the coding sequence ATGCCGCAAGAATTCTCGCACCGGGTCGTCGTGCTGGTCGACGAAGGCTCCAACCCTTTCGAGATGGGCGTCGCGACCGAGCTGTTCGGGCTGCGGCGGCCCGAGCTGGACCGGCCGTGGTACGACTTCGCGCTCTGCGCCCCCCGCCCGCAAATCGCGATGCACCTCGGAATGTTCACACTTTCTGGGGTCGGCGGCCTCGACGTCGCCGACACCGCGGACACGCTGATCGTGCCCAACCGGCCGGACCCGCTGGCCCCGCCGTCCCCGGCCGTCCTGGCGGCGGTCCGCCGGGCGGCCGACCGGGGCGCGCGCCTGGTGAGCTTCTGCACCGGCGCGTTCACGCTCGCGTTCGCCGGCGTGCTCGACGGCCGCCGGGCGACGACGCACTGGCGGTGGGTGGACGACTTCGCGGCGCGCTTCCGCGAGGTGGACCTGGAACCCGACGTGCTGTTCGTCGACGACGGCGGCATCCTGACCGCGGCGGGCAGCGCGGCCGCGCTCGACCTGGGCCTGCACCTGATCCACCGTGACCACGGCGCGGAGATCGCCAACGCCGTGAGCAGGCGCCTGGTGTTCACCGGCCACCGCGACGGCGGGCAGCAGCAGTTCGTCGAGCGCCCGGTGCCGCCGGTGCCGGACAGTTCGCTGGCCCCGGTCCTGACGTGGGCCCGCGCCCGGCTGGACCGGCCACTGACGGTCACGGACCTGGCGGCGCGCGCGACGGTCAGCCCGGCGACGCTGCACCGGAAGTTCCGCGCGGAGCTGGGCACGACACCACTGGCATGGCTGACAGCAGAGCGCGTGACACTGGCCTGCCGCCTGATCGAGCGCGGCGAGCTGCGCCTGGACCGGGTGGCGGAGGCGAGCGGCCTCGGCACGGCCGCGAACCTGCGGCTGCAGTTGCGACGACATACCGGGTTGAACCCGAGCGCTTACCGCCGACGCTTCGGCCCGGCGGCCTGA
- a CDS encoding cupin domain-containing protein, translated as MNPIDLTEVLAGFDAPWSPRIVTRVNDYDIRLARFAGEHVWHVHEDTDEFFMVLDGEIEIGVRDPDERVVTLTRGQVFVVPKGTFHKPSSKPGAVVLLVEPSGTLSVGDAHDDVPDHVDVTTGHLV; from the coding sequence ATGAACCCGATCGACCTGACCGAAGTCCTGGCGGGCTTCGACGCCCCGTGGAGCCCGCGGATCGTCACCCGCGTCAACGACTACGACATCCGGCTGGCGAGGTTCGCCGGCGAGCACGTCTGGCACGTCCACGAAGACACCGACGAGTTCTTCATGGTCCTCGACGGCGAGATCGAGATCGGCGTGCGCGACCCGGACGAGCGCGTCGTGACGCTGACCCGCGGGCAGGTCTTCGTCGTGCCGAAGGGGACGTTCCACAAGCCGTCGTCGAAGCCGGGCGCCGTCGTCCTGCTGGTCGAGCCGTCGGGGACGCTCTCGGTCGGCGACGCGCACGACGACGTCCCGGACCACGTCGACGTCACGACGGGCCACCTGGTCTAG
- a CDS encoding GNAT family N-acetyltransferase, whose product MLTVVPVDQASWADLQAIFGDRGDPARCRCQYFKETPAQWRSGTAEERAERFRRQTAEHATGLVAYLDGEPAGWCAVEPRTAYRRLLGSRVVWDGRDEDPADDGVWAVTCFVTRKGFRRRGVSAALAKAAADFARERGARAVEGYPIVVAPGQPVAWPGELFVGTAGIFADAGFTEVSRPTARRVVMRLTC is encoded by the coding sequence ATGCTGACTGTCGTACCCGTCGACCAGGCGTCCTGGGCGGACCTGCAGGCGATCTTCGGCGACCGCGGCGACCCGGCGCGCTGCCGGTGCCAGTACTTCAAGGAGACGCCCGCGCAGTGGCGCTCGGGTACGGCCGAAGAACGCGCCGAGCGGTTCCGGCGGCAGACCGCCGAGCACGCGACCGGGCTCGTCGCCTACCTCGACGGCGAGCCCGCCGGGTGGTGCGCGGTCGAGCCGCGCACCGCCTACCGGCGGCTCCTCGGCAGCCGGGTGGTGTGGGACGGCCGGGACGAGGACCCGGCGGACGACGGCGTCTGGGCCGTGACGTGTTTCGTCACGCGCAAGGGCTTCCGGCGCCGCGGGGTGAGCGCCGCCTTGGCGAAGGCGGCCGCGGACTTCGCCCGCGAGCGCGGGGCCCGCGCGGTCGAGGGCTACCCGATCGTCGTCGCGCCGGGGCAGCCGGTCGCGTGGCCCGGCGAGCTGTTCGTCGGCACCGCCGGCATCTTCGCCGACGCCGGCTTCACCGAGGTGAGCCGCCCGACGGCGCGGCGCGTGGTCATGCGCCTGACCTGCTGA
- a CDS encoding winged helix-turn-helix transcriptional regulator, with protein MKRTSFAQWPCSIARTMDLLGDWWTPLVLRDAFYGVRRFDEFQQALGIARNTLADRLKRLVDEGLLEKVAYQAEPVRYDYVLTEKGRDFYPVLLAMTRWGDKWLATEDGPPITVHHLACGHDTHAEIVCADCGEPMTSDDTRMRRGPGFPPRLARRPDVEARFARQE; from the coding sequence ATGAAACGGACCTCGTTCGCGCAGTGGCCGTGCTCGATCGCGCGCACCATGGACCTGCTCGGCGACTGGTGGACCCCGCTCGTGCTGCGTGACGCCTTCTACGGCGTCCGCCGCTTCGACGAGTTCCAGCAGGCGCTCGGCATCGCGCGCAACACCCTCGCCGACCGGCTCAAGCGGCTGGTCGACGAGGGGCTGCTGGAGAAGGTCGCCTACCAGGCCGAGCCGGTGCGCTACGACTACGTGCTGACCGAAAAGGGCCGCGACTTCTACCCGGTGCTGCTCGCGATGACGCGCTGGGGCGACAAGTGGCTCGCCACCGAGGACGGCCCGCCGATCACCGTGCACCACCTCGCCTGCGGGCACGACACGCACGCCGAAATCGTCTGCGCGGACTGCGGCGAGCCGATGACATCGGACGACACGCGGATGCGCCGCGGTCCCGGCTTCCCGCCGCGGCTGGCGCGGCGCCCGGACGTCGAGGCCCGGTTCGCCCGGCAGGAGTGA
- a CDS encoding SRPBCC family protein has product MEWTGARYADLPTAEVSTWIDAAPEAVWPVVADIGLMPEMSAELQSVAWCDGAVGRKFVGRSKHDAFGEWETTSYVVECEAPRVFAWAVADPDEPSAVWKFTLEPENGGTRLSQWMRMGPGRSGLSHAIDRMPEKEQKIVFVRMREFEAAMTGTVAAIKARVEGA; this is encoded by the coding sequence ATGGAGTGGACCGGTGCGCGGTACGCCGACCTGCCGACGGCCGAGGTGTCGACGTGGATCGACGCCGCCCCGGAGGCCGTCTGGCCGGTGGTCGCCGACATCGGCCTGATGCCCGAGATGAGCGCCGAACTGCAGTCGGTCGCCTGGTGCGACGGCGCGGTCGGCCGCAAGTTCGTCGGCCGCAGCAAGCACGACGCGTTCGGCGAGTGGGAGACGACGTCGTACGTCGTCGAGTGCGAAGCGCCGCGGGTGTTCGCCTGGGCCGTGGCGGACCCGGACGAGCCGAGCGCGGTCTGGAAGTTCACCCTCGAGCCGGAGAACGGCGGCACCCGGCTGTCGCAGTGGATGCGGATGGGGCCGGGCCGGTCCGGGCTGTCCCACGCCATCGACCGGATGCCGGAGAAGGAGCAGAAGATCGTCTTCGTCCGCATGCGCGAGTTCGAAGCGGCGATGACCGGCACGGTCGCCGCGATCAAGGCCAGGGTGGAAGGCGCGTGA
- a CDS encoding LLM class flavin-dependent oxidoreductase, which translates to MRTATTVEFSTDTRTTLEFVLEAEKLGLDVCWVAEAWGADAPSALGYLAARTDRIRLGSGIVQLGTRTPVAIAQAALTLADLSGGRFALGLGASGPQVIEGLHGVPFAKPLTRMRETVEIIRQAFAGEKISFSGKAFEIPLPGEARPMRLSTAPNPDIPIYLATLSPKLLELTGEIADGWLGTSFVSEGADAYFSHLDAGLAKSGRKREDIDVCQGAEVAFADNEDELRVMVAGRKKELAFSLGGMGSATTNFYNDAYSRQGWADVAAEVRERWQAGDRDGAAALVTDEMVLGTTLIGTEEMVRARLRVWRGAGIDTVRLYPAGETLEARLTTLGRALDLL; encoded by the coding sequence GTGAGGACCGCGACGACCGTCGAGTTCTCGACGGACACCCGCACGACGCTGGAGTTCGTGCTGGAGGCGGAAAAACTCGGCCTGGACGTCTGCTGGGTCGCCGAAGCCTGGGGCGCGGACGCGCCGTCCGCGCTGGGCTACCTCGCCGCCCGCACCGACCGGATCCGGCTGGGCTCGGGCATCGTCCAGCTCGGCACGCGCACGCCGGTCGCCATCGCGCAGGCCGCGCTGACGCTCGCCGACCTGTCCGGCGGCCGGTTCGCGCTCGGGCTCGGCGCGTCCGGCCCGCAGGTGATCGAAGGCCTGCACGGCGTCCCGTTCGCCAAGCCGCTGACGCGGATGCGCGAGACCGTCGAGATCATCCGCCAGGCCTTCGCCGGCGAGAAGATCTCCTTTTCCGGCAAGGCGTTCGAGATCCCGCTGCCCGGCGAGGCCCGGCCGATGCGGCTGTCCACCGCGCCGAACCCGGACATCCCGATCTACCTGGCGACGTTGTCGCCGAAGCTGCTGGAGCTCACCGGCGAGATCGCGGACGGCTGGCTGGGCACCAGCTTCGTCTCCGAAGGTGCCGACGCGTACTTCAGCCACCTCGACGCCGGGCTCGCCAAGTCCGGCCGAAAGCGTGAAGACATCGACGTCTGCCAGGGTGCCGAAGTCGCCTTCGCCGACAATGAGGACGAGCTGCGCGTCATGGTCGCGGGCCGCAAGAAGGAGCTGGCGTTCAGCCTCGGCGGGATGGGCTCGGCCACCACGAACTTCTACAACGACGCCTACAGCCGTCAAGGCTGGGCGGACGTCGCCGCCGAGGTGCGAGAGCGCTGGCAGGCCGGCGACCGCGACGGCGCGGCGGCGCTCGTCACCGACGAGATGGTGCTGGGGACGACGTTGATCGGCACCGAAGAGATGGTGCGGGCCCGGCTGCGCGTCTGGCGCGGCGCGGGCATCGACACGGTCCGGCTGTACCCGGCCGGCGAAACGCTCGAAGCGCGGCTCACCACTTTGGGCCGCGCGCTCGACCTGCTGTGA
- a CDS encoding molybdopterin-dependent oxidoreductase, with protein sequence MQVEGRRITRVRGDKAHPRSAGYLCQKAQRLTWYGDHEDRLTTPLRRRADGTHEPIGWDTALTEIAAKLHAIRDADTAAGRPGSFAYVGGGGQGNHSGGAYGASLLKWMNSTRHFNALSQEKTGDFWVNGQLFGSTIVHTAEDVEHCDLLVVLGCNPWQAHGFSNARHALNRLKNDPSRRMIVIDPRRTETAELADLHLPLRPGTDAYLLGAILALLLERGGADEEFLAARTEGFDEVAAVLAKIPVDAWIAHAEVSRVDVERAVELILAARAMTVRVELGIQQGRHSTLNSYLEKLLYLLTGHFGRRGTNNLHSWLQPLWGSTSGLRSEVTGFEYIGGLLPANTLAEEILTDHPNRVRAVWVESSNPANTFAGTRDVERALRAAELSVVVDVAYTETAALADYVLPAASQHEKWEFTLFTFEWPTNYFQLRPPLLDPLPGTLVEAEIYTRLFDALGVLPPSGVLAALAAGPRSELQAGIAALVGEKPERAAILPVLLYRTLGASLPAGAASIAPLWAGCHRAAKTMTVPVQRALGSSATGARLGEELFERILAGPTPFSAHEQGEVWSLMRRERVRLAVPELLDWLAALDPAAEQRDPAYPFSLVNGQRRTHNANQILRDPRWRRTDPDGALRARPEELASIGASPGDWVAVVTPSGRVVVRAEADPGLRAGQLALPHGYGMAHPDAHGRRVVNGPRINLLTDARDRDPIAGTPHHKDVPARLEPATEAERARAEADSARVRETVASGRSQRPAGFWAIVGSGPKGAMS encoded by the coding sequence GTGCAGGTCGAGGGGCGCCGGATCACCCGCGTCCGCGGCGACAAGGCGCACCCGCGCTCGGCCGGCTACCTGTGTCAGAAGGCGCAGCGCCTGACCTGGTACGGCGACCACGAAGACCGGCTGACGACCCCGCTGCGCCGCCGTGCCGACGGTACGCACGAGCCGATCGGCTGGGACACCGCGCTCACGGAGATCGCGGCCAAGCTGCACGCGATCCGGGACGCCGACACCGCGGCGGGCCGGCCGGGCTCGTTCGCCTACGTCGGCGGCGGAGGACAGGGCAACCATTCCGGCGGCGCGTACGGCGCTTCGCTGCTGAAGTGGATGAACTCGACGCGGCACTTCAACGCGCTTTCGCAGGAGAAGACCGGCGACTTCTGGGTCAACGGGCAGCTGTTCGGCTCGACGATCGTGCACACCGCCGAAGACGTCGAACACTGCGACCTGCTCGTGGTGCTCGGCTGCAACCCCTGGCAGGCCCACGGGTTCAGCAACGCCCGGCACGCGCTCAACCGGCTGAAGAACGACCCCTCGCGCCGGATGATCGTGATCGACCCGCGACGCACGGAGACCGCCGAGCTGGCCGACCTGCACCTCCCGCTGCGGCCGGGCACCGACGCGTACCTGCTCGGCGCGATCCTGGCACTGCTGCTCGAACGCGGCGGCGCCGACGAGGAGTTCCTCGCCGCCCGCACCGAAGGGTTCGACGAGGTCGCGGCCGTGCTGGCGAAGATTCCGGTGGACGCGTGGATCGCGCACGCCGAAGTGTCCCGTGTGGACGTCGAACGGGCCGTCGAGCTGATCCTCGCGGCCCGCGCCATGACCGTGCGGGTCGAGCTGGGCATCCAGCAGGGCAGGCACTCGACGCTCAACAGCTACCTCGAAAAACTGCTGTACCTGCTCACCGGGCACTTCGGGCGGCGGGGCACGAACAACCTGCACTCGTGGCTGCAGCCGCTGTGGGGCTCGACGAGCGGGCTGCGCTCGGAAGTCACCGGGTTCGAGTACATCGGCGGCCTGCTGCCGGCGAACACGCTGGCCGAGGAGATCCTCACCGACCACCCGAACCGGGTCCGCGCGGTGTGGGTGGAGTCGTCGAACCCGGCGAACACCTTCGCCGGCACGCGGGACGTCGAACGCGCGCTGCGGGCCGCCGAGCTGTCGGTGGTGGTCGACGTCGCCTACACCGAGACGGCGGCCTTGGCGGACTACGTGCTGCCGGCGGCTTCGCAGCACGAGAAGTGGGAGTTCACGCTCTTCACCTTCGAGTGGCCGACGAACTACTTCCAGCTGCGGCCGCCGCTGCTGGACCCGCTGCCGGGCACGCTGGTCGAAGCCGAGATCTACACGCGGCTGTTCGACGCGCTCGGGGTGCTGCCGCCGTCCGGCGTCCTCGCGGCACTGGCCGCCGGGCCGCGGTCGGAGCTGCAGGCGGGGATCGCTGCGCTGGTCGGGGAAAAGCCCGAGCGGGCGGCGATCCTGCCCGTGCTGCTCTACCGCACGCTCGGCGCGTCGCTGCCCGCCGGCGCGGCGTCGATCGCGCCGCTGTGGGCGGGCTGCCACCGCGCGGCGAAGACGATGACCGTGCCGGTGCAGCGGGCGCTGGGCAGCTCCGCCACCGGCGCACGGCTGGGGGAGGAGCTTTTCGAGCGGATCCTGGCCGGTCCGACGCCGTTCTCCGCGCACGAGCAGGGCGAGGTGTGGAGCCTGATGCGCCGCGAGCGCGTCCGGCTGGCCGTGCCGGAACTGCTGGACTGGCTGGCCGCGCTGGACCCGGCCGCCGAACAGCGGGACCCGGCGTACCCGTTTTCGCTGGTCAACGGCCAGCGGCGGACGCACAACGCGAACCAGATCCTGCGTGACCCGCGCTGGCGCCGCACCGACCCGGACGGTGCGTTGCGCGCGCGTCCGGAGGAGCTGGCGTCGATCGGCGCCTCGCCGGGTGACTGGGTGGCGGTGGTGACGCCGTCCGGCCGGGTGGTCGTCCGCGCCGAGGCCGACCCGGGACTGCGGGCGGGCCAGCTCGCGTTGCCGCACGGCTACGGCATGGCCCACCCGGACGCGCACGGCCGCCGGGTGGTCAACGGCCCCCGCATCAACCTGCTGACCGATGCCAGGGACCGCGACCCGATCGCGGGCACCCCGCACCACAAGGACGTCCCGGCGCGGCTCGAGCCCGCGACGGAAGCGGAACGGGCGCGGGCGGAGGCCGACAGCGCCCGCGTGCGCGAGACCGTCGCGAGTGGACGGTCTCAGCGCCCGGCCGGGTTCTGGGCCATAGTGGGCTCAGGACCGAAGGGGGCCATGTCGTGA